TGAACTCCGGGTCGATATCAAAAATCACGCCCCGGAAGGAGAACACCCGGTGACGGACGATCTGCCCGATCTGGAATTTGGCGGTGCGCGCTTTGATCATGGTTCGTCGATAGACCAACATTGTGGCCGATGCTAGGGGCTAAGCTTCGAATTAACCCCGGGTTTACCGATTCCAGACCTGCAAAAACGGCCCGAAAACCGGCCGAGAAACTACTTTCAGAATGATCGATATCCTCAATCTGGCGCTGCCGTATTTCGGCCTGATCTTCATCGGCTATGCCTGCGGAAAAGCCAAGGGTTTGCCCGAGAGCGGGCTCGCCTGGATGAATTTCTTCCTGCTTTACGTTTCGTTGCCGGCGCTGCTGTTCGGGATCATGTCCAAGACCCCGTTTGCGGAGCTGAACAACCCGCCATTCCTGATCGCCACCACGCTCGGAACCGTGATCGCGTTCTTCCTGGCGATGCTCGCAGGCAAGCTGATCGGACGCCTGACGCTGCGCGAGGCGACGCTCGCCGGGCTGTCGGGTGCCTACGGCAATATCGGCTATATGGGCCCCGGGCTGGCACTGGCCGTGCTCGGCACCAAGGCGGCGGCGCCGACCGCGCTGATCTTCTGCTGCGACAGCATCTTCCTGTTCTCGATCGTGCCGCTGCTGATCGAGCTCACCGACCGCGACCATCCCTCGCTGCTGCACGCATTCGGCGTGGTGCTCAAGCAGATCGTGCAGAACCCGCTGATCATGTCGGCGGTGTTCGGCGCGCTGGTCGCCGCGTTTCACGTTCCGATTCCGACAGCGCTCGACCGCACCATCCAGTTCCTGCAGAACGCCGCGGCGCCCATGGCGCTGTTCGCGCTCGGCGTCACCGTGGCGCTGCGGCCGTTCGAGCGGGTGCCGTGGGAGGTGCCGGGCGTGGTTGCGATCAAGCTGCTGATCCATCCGCTGCTGGCCTTCGGACTGATGCTGCTGTTCGGCCCGTTCGCGCAGCCTTGGGCGGCGACCGCGGTGCTGATGGCCTCACTGCCGCCGGCGCTCAACGTGTTCGTGATCGCGCGGCAGAACGACACCTGGATCGAGCCGGCGTCGGTCGCGGTGCTGATCGGCACCTTCGCCTCGGTGATCACGCTGACCAGCGTGATGTGGTTCATCCAGAGCGGGCGACTGGTATTTCCCTAAGCGCGCATGATGCTCACCGC
The window above is part of the Bradyrhizobium sp. PSBB068 genome. Proteins encoded here:
- a CDS encoding AEC family transporter; translated protein: MIDILNLALPYFGLIFIGYACGKAKGLPESGLAWMNFFLLYVSLPALLFGIMSKTPFAELNNPPFLIATTLGTVIAFFLAMLAGKLIGRLTLREATLAGLSGAYGNIGYMGPGLALAVLGTKAAAPTALIFCCDSIFLFSIVPLLIELTDRDHPSLLHAFGVVLKQIVQNPLIMSAVFGALVAAFHVPIPTALDRTIQFLQNAAAPMALFALGVTVALRPFERVPWEVPGVVAIKLLIHPLLAFGLMLLFGPFAQPWAATAVLMASLPPALNVFVIARQNDTWIEPASVAVLIGTFASVITLTSVMWFIQSGRLVFP